The Stigmatella ashevillena genomic sequence TCACACGCGGCCGGCTCAATGGGCAGGCGCAGCGCGCGCTCTAACTCCTCGGCGACCCGGCCGAGGATCCACCGCGCGCGCTCCAGGGTGGGCTCCTGGAGGGGAATGAGGTGGAGCCGCTCCGCGAGGGCCTCGTCCGCGCGCAGGAGTTCCTGCACGCGCTTGGGCTCGGTCTCGAAGATGAAGCGCACGCCTCCGGTGCGCAGGGCGCGGATGGCCACGGGCGCCAGCGGTCCACCCAGCACCAGGGGAAGGTCCCGGATATAGACGATGGGGCAGGGGTGGCGGCCCAGGTGCTCGAGCAGCTCCTCGAAGCGCTCCGCGGCCTGGCGATCCGTGCTCCGGGCCAGGATGTTGGCGGTGGAGATCTCCACCAGACGCGCCTGGGCCAGCTCTGCGTCCACGCGCCCCTCGGCGATGCGGCGAGCCACTTCCTGGATGAGCGCGCTCTTGCCCACCCCGGGCTCTCCTGCCAGCAGGGGGTGCTTGCCCCCCCGCGTGAGCAGCCCGAGGACCTCCGCCACCACCGCGTCCGCGCCGTGAGCGGGGGGGAGCTTGCCTTCACGCGCGACCGCTGTGAGGTCGCGATCGATGAGCCTCTCGTTGTCCTCGCTCTTCCGCGTCGCCATGATGAACCGCCCCTGGGAGGTGCGGCACTCTCTCCAGCGCGCTGGCTGGGGTCAAGCGACCGCGCGGCAGTAGGTGATTTCCAGCGGCGCTGCCAGGATGGTTTTCAGCTCCGAGAATGCCCGCTCTATGTGGGGCATGGCCAGGTGCGTGTTGAGGACGGTTTCGCTCGTCCACTCCTCCATCAAGAAGAACAAGGTCGGATCCTGCTGGCTCTGGACGGGCTCATAGCGGAGGAGGCCTTCTTCCTGAAGGGTCTTCTCCTTCAGTGCGCGCATCAGATGGCGCAGTGATTCCTCTCCGCCGGACTTCGTCTTCAACCGGACGACGACACAAACCTTGTCAGTCATGGTTCCCCTCCCCGTGTGCCAGTGCAATCTATCTCACATGCCAAGCGGCTGTGCCTGCGGCGAACCTTTCGATTCGTCGTCAGCTGAACAGTGTGATGTGACCTTGGAAGTAGGGCAGTAGCCGGGTGACCTATCGGGTATTCATTCTCTCGGCATGAGCGAGAGTGCCGGAGCGTTGCATGGCTGGGAGGTGACGCCTCAGGAGGCGGTGGTGTTGCAGGCCACGCTGCGGGAGCGGCTGGTATTGAGGCCACCGCCGCACCTGAGGGTGTCTCGGATCGCGGGGGCGGACATCTCCACCGAGAGCGGCAATGCGCTGGGATACGGAGGTTTCGTTGTCCTCGATGCGGTCTGCTTGCGGCCCGTGGAGCAGGCAGGGGCCGCCGTCGAGTTGCGCTTCCCCTATGTCCCGGGGCTGCTCTCGTTTCGAGAGTTGCCCGTGCTCCTGGCGGCGTGGAACCGCTTGGTGCAGAAGCCC encodes the following:
- a CDS encoding putative quinol monooxygenase codes for the protein MTDKVCVVVRLKTKSGGEESLRHLMRALKEKTLQEEGLLRYEPVQSQQDPTLFFLMEEWTSETVLNTHLAMPHIERAFSELKTILAAPLEITYCRAVA